The Candidatus Atribacteria bacterium ADurb.Bin276 genomic interval ACGGAAATTAACTGCCTGTTGATCGGTCATCTCGACACCATAAGAATTTTGAGCATAGAGCTTTAAGCCTCGAGCTCCCATGGCATATAAGAGACCAAAGTTCACTGCTTTTGCGGCTTGTCTTTCCTCTTTGGTAACTTTATCGATATCTTTTCCAATTAAAAGGGAAGCAGTCAAACAATGGATATCTTGGTTTTGTTGAAAAGCATCGATCATTCTTTGATCGTGGCTTATTTCAGCAGCAACACGAAGTTCGACCTGAGAGTAATCACCAATTATTAAGATATTTCCTGCAGCTGGAATAAAACATTCTCGAAAAATCTGATCTCGAGGGATTTGTTGGAGATTGGGATTTCGACAAGAAAAGCGTCCGGTAGCAGTTCCAATTTGCCAGTAATCAGGGTGAATTCGACTGGTTACTGGATGGATATACTTGGGGAGAGCGCTGGCAAATGATTGGAGTACTTTGGTTACTTTACGATAATCAATTAGAGCTTGAATGACTGGAAATTGACGGCTTAATTGAGATAATTCTTCATGCGAGGTGGTTTTTAAAGGAATACCCAACTGTTGCAAGGCTTCCAACATTTGTTTAGGGCTATCTAAGTTAAGAAGCGGTGGTTCAGTGATTTGATTATCCATAAATGGAAGCTGGGGGATTCTCTTAAATCCTTCACTAAGTCTTTGGCGGAGAGTCGCTGTTAAATCGCTTTGGTTTTTTTCCAGTTCTTGGGTCAATTTTCCCCATTTTTCGGTATGAAGTAGCATTCCACTGAGTTCCATATCTACAACGGCTGGGAGACACTCAAATTCTAATTTGGCTGTAGCAGATAAGTTTGAGTTTTCCAGTTTCGAAAGAAGGCTTGGATAAATTTCCAGCAACACCTGAGCATCACGAGTCGCGTAATTTAATTGTTCATCACTTAAGTCGTTACCCCAATCGCTGCTTTGTAATTCTTTAGGAAGGTCAATATTTAATTCCTCACGAGCCAAGTCAGACAGCTTAAAACCCTGGCTTTTTTGACCAGCTGATAAAACTTGTGCGGCTAACATGGTATCAAAATAAGGACCATGCACAATAAACCCGGATTTTAACAAAAACTTCAGATCA includes:
- the polA_2 gene encoding DNA polymerase I, thermostable, with product MIHTDYRLIKTIDDIQPLLSSLNENIIFAIDTETTGLDPFQNRVRLIQIASPNQPVILVDLWKASHEIISSLNKILTSPALKIFHNAKFDLKFLLKSGFIVHGPYFDTMLAAQVLSAGQKSQGFKLSDLAREELNIDLPKELQSSDWGNDLSDEQLNYATRDAQVLLEIYPSLLSKLENSNLSATAKLEFECLPAVVDMELSGMLLHTEKWGKLTQELEKNQSDLTATLRQRLSEGFKRIPQLPFMDNQITEPPLLNLDSPKQMLEALQQLGIPLKTTSHEELSQLSRQFPVIQALIDYRKVTKVLQSFASALPKYIHPVTSRIHPDYWQIGTATGRFSCRNPNLQQIPRDQIFRECFIPAAGNILIIGDYSQVELRVAAEISHDQRMIDAFQQNQDIHCLTASLLIGKDIDKVTKEERQAAKAVNFGLLYAMGARGLKLYAQNSYGVEMTDQQAVNFRKRFFEIYQGIASWQKELSNSRLKEIRTLNGRLRLWEERPRITELFNTPIQGTAADIVKQAMAMSFPYLNSKDIHLIGTVHDEILLESPQEKGQEISHFLKETMIKAGKKFIQHVPIEVDVVIAKNWSEK